One Ilumatobacter fluminis genomic window, GGCGTCGTGCGCTGGGACGGCGTTGCCTGGCACCGCGATCCGCCGCTCGCTGCCTGGGTCCGGCGACTCGGCGAGCTGGCCCCCGATCTGCCGGTGGAGGGTCTCCGGCCGCTGCTGCGGTTCGCGATCCACGAGCTGGCATCGCGCCGCATCGGTGCCACGCTCATCTGGCGGCCAACCGATCTCTCCGTGCCGAAGCACCGCCACGAGCCGCTGGTCCACAACGCGCCGGCGCTCCACCTCGATCGGGTCGGCGAAGCGGCGGCACTCGCGCAGGCGTTGTCACAGACCGATGGGGCGGCCCTGTTCGACCGTGACACGCAGCTCGTCGGGTTGGGGATCCGGCTGGCCCCATCGACCGACGCGGACCGCACGATCGGCCCGATGCGCGGCATGCGCCACACGTCCGCGTTGCGCTACAGCCACGACGACCCCGACGCGATCGTCGTGGTCGTGTCCGAGTCGGGCACCGTGACGATCATGCACTGCGGTCAGGCCTACGCGACGATCGAACGCGGCGACGAGAGCATCGGCTGAGCCCGGACGCGGAACGACCCGGGCGGAACCGTGTGGTTCCACCCGGGCCGTTCAGTCGGCTCCGAGACGATCAGGCGGTCCGGCGTCGGCCGAACGATCGCAGGCCGAGCAGTGCTGCGCCGGCGAGCATGATCAGCGTCGCCGGGAGGATGAGGCCCGAACCGCCGCCCGACTGCGGCAACGTTCGCTGCACGAGTCCGACGTCGATGTCGAGTCGCTCGTCACCGGCGTCGAGGTCGATCGTGATGCGGCCGTCGTTGCCACCGTCGGGGTCGAACGTGATCGTCCAGGTCGTCAGCGCGTTCGGGTCGACGACGACGGTGTAGGTGCCGGGCACCAGATCGTCGAACAGGTAGTTGCCGTCGGCGTCGGTGGTCGTCGTCGCCACGATCTCGCCGCTGTCGTCGTACAGGGTGACGGTGATGCCGGGCAGACCCGGCTCACCCGGATCCTGCACGCCGTCGGCGTCGAGATCGTTCCAGATCGTGTCGCCGATCGAGGCGGCCGGGACGAATCCCGCTACCGAGCTGCCGTCGCCGCCGACCGGGAGT contains:
- a CDS encoding DNA integrity scanning protein DisA nucleotide-binding domain protein, translated to MSDDDLPVLPGRLRRLADELVDEGVDVLEGAHDPIATLVELAYALRPQRFEGRTPTYGVLLPPPGSVLGPGGLAESGVEMIALHELDVQFARRFADGVTTFAVREDDQITHIACFDRNLADEYDLVGLQTSIGGIVVQRHPNGQVRVFSPTGVVRWDGVAWHRDPPLAAWVRRLGELAPDLPVEGLRPLLRFAIHELASRRIGATLIWRPTDLSVPKHRHEPLVHNAPALHLDRVGEAAALAQALSQTDGAALFDRDTQLVGLGIRLAPSTDADRTIGPMRGMRHTSALRYSHDDPDAIVVVVSESGTVTIMHCGQAYATIERGDESIG